The bacterium genome contains the following window.
TTATGAAAAGGCCGTTTCGAAAGGTGGCAAATAAGCCGCTTACCCTTCTTTCTCCTCAATCTTCTCCAGTGTACGCTCTAGGGCGGATTGAAGTTCTCTTTGGGTAGTTGAGATAGCGAAATCGCTTCGGGTTCTTTCTAGAACGGCTCTTAAAGCGTCGCATGTTCGGCGCAAGCCTCCGGTGATTGCATCGGGGTAATCGAAGGTAATCAACTCGTCGTAAATGTCCTCCATTGCAATCAGGCAATCTTCAGCGACTTTGGTCTCGCCCTTTCGCATCGCATCGAGGATATAGCGACGACACTCACTCGCGGCTTCGGCCATACCATTGAGATAGGCTGTCACATGCACATTTAAACCGGCAGGGTCTGGCATCGTGCTTTTCTCGATGATCGCATACAACGCCTCCGCCTCGACATATTCTTTCTCCGCATCCTGCAAATAGCCCGCATAATAGAGGTCAGGATGGGGCTTTAAGTAATCGCGAGCTTCCTGAACAAGCCGTCGCGCCTCATCAATAAGCTCGCGCGCCTCTTTTGTTTGGTGACGATGAATATGACGAATACCCTTCCCACAAGATTGAATAACCTTGCGACAGGTTTGAAGCCCATGTTCTCGCGCCTGATGTTTAATGTCCAACTGCTGCCGAAGTGATTCGACGATACTTTCCCAATTTGTACTCAAATGATGCCTCGCTCTTTGAGGCTGACGTATTGACCGTCGCCTAGTATGATGTGATCTAATAGTGGAATACCAAGCAGTTCACCCGCATTACAAAGCCGCCTTGTGACGGCAATGTCTTCGCT
Protein-coding sequences here:
- a CDS encoding JAB domain-containing protein, with the protein product SEDIAVTRRLCNAGELLGIPLLDHIILGDGQYVSLKERGII
- a CDS encoding haloacid dehalogenase, yielding MSTNWESIVESLRQQLDIKHQAREHGLQTCRKVIQSCGKGIRHIHRHQTKEARELIDEARRLVQEARDYLKPHPDLYYAGYLQDAEKEYVEAEALYAIIEKSTMPDPAGLNVHVTAYLNGMAEAASECRRYILDAMRKGETKVAEDCLIAMEDIYDELITFDYPDAITGGLRRTCDALRAVLERTRSDFAISTTQRELQSALERTLEKIEEKEG